The Jiangella alba genome includes the window TCGGCGAACCGCGGCTCGCCGGTGGCCAGCGTGAACCGCCAGGCCGCCATGACGCCGGCGATCGCGCCGCAGGTCTCGGCGTAGGCGCGCTCCGGCGGCAGCTCGTAGTCGTTCCCGAACGACTCGCCGAGGTGCCGCGAGCCCATGCCGCCGTGCAGGTAGGTGCGCGTCGCGATGGTGCGGTCCCACTGCCCGGCCAGGTGCTCGACGAGTGCGTCGTCGCCGGTCTCGACCGCGTGGTCGAGCGCGCCCGCCGTCAGGTAGAGAGCCCGGACGGCGTGCCCGCGCAGCACGTCGACGTCGCGCAGCGGCCGGTCGTCGAGGTAGTACTCCGGGCCGATGGCGTGGTGCTCGAGCGTGTCGTGGCCGCGCCGGGCCAGGAACTTCCCGGCGAGGTCGAGGTAGCGCTCGCGGCCGGTGACGCGGGCCAGCTCGACCAGTGCCGCCTCGATCTCCGGGTGGCCGTCGACGCGGGTGTCGTCGTCGGCGCCGAACGTCGCGACGGCGTGGTCGGCGGCGGCCAGCGCGGCCGCGGTCAGGTCGTCCTCGGCGCCGCCCCGCAGCCGCGCCACGCCGGCCTGGATCAGGTGGCCGTAGCAGTACAGCTCGAAACCGTGGCTGAGGTTGGTGTACTTCTGCGCGGCGTGCCGGTGCCCGAACCAGGTGTTGAGGTAGCCGTCGGGCTCCTGGGCCGAGCGGATCAGCGTGCCCAGCCCGGCCAGTCGCTCACCCGCCGGGCCGTACGGCGTCCGGCTCGCCTCCCAGGCCAGCGCCTCGGCCGTCTTGTACACGTCGGCGTCGGTGAACAGCTTGCCCTGACGCGGCCGCGCGTCGTCGCCCGCGGCCGCCCGCCGGAACGCGTCCGTCCAGCCCAGCCGGTCGATCCAGTCCAGCGCATGGGGCAGGACGGTGCTCGCGTTGAGGTCCTGCCGGGCCCGCCAGAAGCCGTCCTCGAGGACGACGTCGCCGGCCGGGACCGGGGTCAGCCGGCCACGGCTCGGGGCGACCGGCAGGCCGCGCTGCGGATGGGACGGGTCGGGCATGGAGCCTCCAGGCAGCTTCGGGGTGACGGGGACGGCGGTCGGCTCAGCCACGCAGCGCCCCCGCGAGCAGGCCGCGCACGTAGTGCCGCTGCAGCAGCAGGAACAGCACGACGCACGGCAGCGCGGACACGATGACGCCGGCCTGCAGCGCGCCGAGGTCGACCGCGCCGAAGTCGCCGGAACGCAGGCTGACCAGCGCGATCGGCAGCGTGAACCGGGAGCCGTCGTTGAGCAGGATGAGCGGGGTCAGGAACTCGTTCCAGGCGGCGAAGAACGCGAACAGGCCGACGGTGACGACGCTCGGCACGACCGCCGCCAGCGACACCCGCAGCATGGCCCGCGTCTCCGAGCAGCCGTCCAGCATGGCCGCCTCCTCCAGCTCCTCCGGCACGGCGGAGAACGCGATGCGCATCATGAACACCGAGAACGGCAGCTGGAACATGATCATCACCAGCGCGACGCCGATCAGCGTGTTCTGCAGGCCGAGGTCGCCGAGCAGCACGTACAGCGGGATCAGGATGGTCGGGTGCGGGATCATCAGGATCGCCAGGATCAGCACGAAGATCAGGTTCTTGCCGCGGAAGGTGTACCGCGCGAACCCGTAGCCGGCCGGGATCGCCAGTGCCAGCGAGCCGGCCACCGTGATCAGGGTGACGACGGCGGTGTTCCACAGGTACGTCGGCAGGCCGGCGCCGAAGTCGGCCAGCTTGCCGTAGTTGGCCGCGGTGAGGCCGCCGCCGTCGGTCACGGACAGGATCGCGGCCCGGAGCAGGGGAAACGCGAACAGCAGCGCGAGCAGGGCGGCCAGGATGCCGGAGACGACGCCGGCGCGGCGCGTGGTGGTCATGGGGTCACCTCTCCCGGCGCAGCGCGACCAGCTGGACGACGTTGAGGACGATCAGCCCGCCGAGCACGACCATCGAGATCGCGGCGGCCGAGCCCAGGTCGAGGAACGAGAACGCCTCGCGGACGATGACGATCACCAGCGTGACGGTGGAGTTGTCCGGCCCGCCGTTCGTCAGCACGTAGAACTGCTCGAACGCCAGCAGCGCGCCGGTGATGATGAGGATCGTGCACAGCGCCAGCGACGGCCGCAGCAGCGGCAGCGTCACGTGCCGCAGCGTCTGCCACCGGCTGGCGCCGTCGAGCCGGGCCGCCTCGTAGACGTCGTCCGGGATGGACTGCAGGCCGGCCAGCAGGATCAGCATGTAGAACCCGGCGAAGCGCCAGGTCATCATGATGACCACCGACAGGAACGCCGTTCCTGGCTGACCCAGCCAGTCGATCGGCTTGTCGATCAGCCCGAGGCCCGTCAGCGCGTCGTCCACCGGCGACAGCCCGGCGAAGTACAGCTCGTAGAACAGCAACGCCGCCGACGTCAGCCCAACCGCGGCCGGCAGGAAGAACGCCGTCCGCAGCAGGCCGACACCGCGCCGCGGCCGCCGGACCAGCATCGCCAGCCCGAGTCCCACCGCGAGCAGGACGACCAGGATCACCGCCGCGTACTTCGCGGTGAACCCGAGCGCCTGGCCGACGAGGTCGTTGTCCGCGATGGCGCGGTAGTTCTCCAGGCCGGTGAAGGACGGCTCGCCCAGCAGCGGCCAGTCCGACACCGACATCCGCGCCGCCAGCAGCAGCGGCACGACGAACAGGCCGACCGCGACCAGCAGTGCGGGGAGGACGAGCAGGAATCCGGTGCGCGGACGGCGGATGCTGTGCCGCCGTCCGCGCCGCCGGGCCGGGGCGATCGCGCTCACGTCGCTCCGCTCAGTTCCGCTGCAGCGAGTCGTTCACGGCGCCGTTGAGGTCGGGCACCTCCGCCGCGGGATCGTCGCCGAACAGCCCGGCCCGCATCAGCGGCAGCCCCGGCCCGTTCGGGTCGTTGAAGGTCTGGAAGAAGTTGCCCGCGTACGGCGTGCGGCCCTCGCCGACCAGCTCGTTCAGCAGCACCAGCCGCGGGTCCTGCTCGGAGTACTGGTTCGACGCGAGGTCGGTGCGGACGGTGAGGTTCTTGTTCTTCGCCATGACCTCGAGCTGCGCCTCGTCGCTGAGCGTCCACTGGACGAAGTCCCAGGCGGCGTCCGCCTGCTCCGACGACGAGCTGATGCCGAGGACGTCGCCGCCCACGAACGACGAGCGGCCGCCGTCGACGCCCGGGATCGGCACGACGCCGATGCTGAGCGCGTCCGACTCCGGGATCGTGGCCAGCGCCTTCGAGCCGAGCAGCGAGAACGCCGCCTGGCCGCTGGCGAACGGCTCGTTCTGCGTCGGGCCGGCCTC containing:
- a CDS encoding glycoside hydrolase family 127 protein, which produces MPDPSHPQRGLPVAPSRGRLTPVPAGDVVLEDGFWRARQDLNASTVLPHALDWIDRLGWTDAFRRAAAGDDARPRQGKLFTDADVYKTAEALAWEASRTPYGPAGERLAGLGTLIRSAQEPDGYLNTWFGHRHAAQKYTNLSHGFELYCYGHLIQAGVARLRGGAEDDLTAAALAAADHAVATFGADDDTRVDGHPEIEAALVELARVTGRERYLDLAGKFLARRGHDTLEHHAIGPEYYLDDRPLRDVDVLRGHAVRALYLTAGALDHAVETGDDALVEHLAGQWDRTIATRTYLHGGMGSRHLGESFGNDYELPPERAYAETCGAIAGVMAAWRFTLATGEPRFADHAERALFNMVATALHPSGQRFLYVNPLHVRHPLPEPGDDEAPFRKDTPRAPWFWVSCCPTNLARLFASFSGYVATTDAGGLQLHQLTAARIATDVAGQRVVLRVHTSYPWDGTVEIEVVEADGRDWELAVRVPAWARSARVEVGGDVRSVVPGMARARRGWRPGDRLTLRLDTTPRLTVPDPRIDAVHGTVAVERGPLVYCAEVPGGAAEARHTLPGPRPKLTEVPAGVDGLDAGAVGIATTVRTTTETTVPAWPYAPAAPEAETTEHELTLVPLYLWGLRGPSTMRVFLPVEGTEE
- a CDS encoding carbohydrate ABC transporter permease — its product is MSAIAPARRRGRRHSIRRPRTGFLLVLPALLVAVGLFVVPLLLAARMSVSDWPLLGEPSFTGLENYRAIADNDLVGQALGFTAKYAAVILVVLLAVGLGLAMLVRRPRRGVGLLRTAFFLPAAVGLTSAALLFYELYFAGLSPVDDALTGLGLIDKPIDWLGQPGTAFLSVVIMMTWRFAGFYMLILLAGLQSIPDDVYEAARLDGASRWQTLRHVTLPLLRPSLALCTILIITGALLAFEQFYVLTNGGPDNSTVTLVIVIVREAFSFLDLGSAAAISMVVLGGLIVLNVVQLVALRRER
- a CDS encoding carbohydrate ABC transporter permease yields the protein MTTTRRAGVVSGILAALLALLFAFPLLRAAILSVTDGGGLTAANYGKLADFGAGLPTYLWNTAVVTLITVAGSLALAIPAGYGFARYTFRGKNLIFVLILAILMIPHPTILIPLYVLLGDLGLQNTLIGVALVMIMFQLPFSVFMMRIAFSAVPEELEEAAMLDGCSETRAMLRVSLAAVVPSVVTVGLFAFFAAWNEFLTPLILLNDGSRFTLPIALVSLRSGDFGAVDLGALQAGVIVSALPCVVLFLLLQRHYVRGLLAGALRG